A genomic stretch from Setaria viridis chromosome 1, Setaria_viridis_v4.0, whole genome shotgun sequence includes:
- the LOC117842730 gene encoding uncharacterized GPI-anchored protein At4g28100, with the protein MPPLHRGARTILLLLHYVAASHLLPCAPATHRAAAARLPDPAPLDPALIFPSATPVQPAAAIAGGTIPAFPEQSDSLAGSSATCPLAPSPALIPAVRSSCDADDGKLPPRLRCCPALAAWLFAAYAPTALSQRPPARSTPAAAAVDMPLPPDDSEACAGAADRALRAGGASLPRPPGGNGTCDVAFCYCGVRLRRLACGPAPADGGLWAPADEVARRLEKDCAQAGTPGCSKCLRALATIKPNTPGGGTEAVKGKSQAAGPGRSSESDDRDCELMGLMWLLQRNATRYGAAATAVIQALMAVDEASAAGVAVAAADAGPAAACSLPVDDMPLPAEYAQLNGAASGTSGACCFHLVLLLAVLMSFRVVSSL; encoded by the exons ATGCCTCCCCTCCACCGCGGCGCGCGCAccatcctgctcctcctccactaCGTGGCCGCCTCCCACCTCCTGCCGTGCGCGCCGGCgacccaccgcgccgccgcggcacgGTTGCCGGACCCGGCGCCGCTCGACCCGGCGCTGATCTTCCCCTCGGCGACGCCCGtgcagcccgccgccgccattgccgggGGCACGATCCCGGCGTTCCCGGAGCAGTCGGACTCCCTGGCGGGGTCCTCGGCCACGTGCCCGCTCGCCCCGTCCCCGGCGCTCATCCCGGCCGTGCGGTCCTCCTGCGACGCCGACGACGGCAAGCTCCCGCCGAGGCTGCGCTGCTGCCCCGCGCTGGCCGCGTGGCTTTTCGCCGCCTACGCGCCCACCGCACTGTCGCAGCGCCCGCCCGCGAGGTCGaccccggccgcggccgccgtggacatgccgctgccgccggacgACTCCGAGGcgtgcgccggcgccgccgaccgcgcgctGCGTGCGGGGGGCGCGTCGCTCCCGCGCCCACCGGGCGGGAACGGGACGTGCGACGTGGCGTTCTGCTACTGTGGGGTGAGGCTGAGGCGGCTGGCGTGCGGACCCGcgccggcggacggcgggcTGTGGGCCCCGGCGGACGAGGTGGCGAGGAGGCTGGAGAAGGACTGCGCGCAGGCGGGGACGCCCGGCTGCTCCAAATGCCTTCGTGCTCTTGCCACG ATAAAGCCCAATACTCCCGGTGGTGGCACGGAGGCAGTGAAGGGGAAGAGCCaggccgccggccccggccggtCGAGCGAGAGCGACGACCGGGACTGCGAGCTTATGGGGCTCATGTGGCTGCTGCAGCGCAACGCCACGCGCTAcggcgcggcggccacggccgtgATCCAGGCCCTGATGGCCGTCGACGAGGCGTCCGCCGCGGGtgtcgcggtggcggcggccgacgcgggCCCGGCCGCGGCGTGCTCGCTCCCCGTGGACGACATGCCCCTCCCCGCCGAGTACGCGCAGCTCAACGGGGCCGCCAGCGGCACGTCTGGCGCCTGCTGCTTCCACCTGGTTCTGCTGCTTGCCGTTCTGATGAGCTTCCGTGTTGTCTCCTCGCTGTAG
- the LOC117841378 gene encoding cation/H(+) antiporter 1 yields MSSMLDLGDEKCSAAVGEGAYVMASIMAITGIMATVLVLSGLFHSALRRLGQPSIISHILAGIVVGPTVLGRAMDLRELGMQDAGRALSGTIYFVRMVFMFFIGLELDLRYLRHNLRRSLAVACGGSALCFVLAVLAGPFSYGLLHPGQASFQPDKIYASTALFTLVLTSTASPVLIRIVTELKLTGSETGQLAIGAAFANDMASLTALSVIIVTHTVYGESVPKEDDLSPAFKAARLAVMAATAWVAVSLAAWVARLLNRLKRGRQYISKYELCGMLILVMILSLLEQVLGYSASMTAFLIGLAMPREGPTARTLMDRLAYPVHQLIMPLCFGAIGARLDFAKIGHFTAVQLIVAVAFTTLLSAAGKVAGTVLACRALGIATREAVVLGALLNVKGYSDILAINFGNKVHVWGEPVQVVLLLSSIINTFMAGPASAAIVRQQRRAFRYRSRCLQDLRVDDEIRVLVCVHSAGGVHPMLTIANLSKGSALLPVPAYLLHLVELVTSRKYAITHQLYHARDGGEDEDEWGYAREIDMVAEAVAAFTYDNAIPVRQMTAISNLTSMDTDVRHSVEDARASLVIMPYHMEQRYDGRMVSRGEGRRLLNQRVLQRALCTVGILVERRFAQEVTGEHLQVMALFFGGADDREAVAYAARMAAQPSAEVTVCRFLLPSGKGLLGNQDTAEEAMLDEEFMADMYGRFVAPGQVAYIERHVSNGAETVNVLSSMVGTCSLFVVGRGGKADGDRGVMTRDMGGWDEECPELGPIGELLASDDLAGCGSVLVVQQHNVRQPKHRMRTWNMDIQQFLPQAQHHQADLAGSDAVVDILGSSSMASNFSLNRPN; encoded by the exons ATGTCGTCGATGTTGGACCTCGGCGACGAGAagtgctccgccgccgtcggcgaggGGGCCTACGTCATGGCCAGCATCATGGCCATCACCGGCATCATGGCCACCGTCCTCGTGCTCTCCGGCCTCTTCCATTCCGCGCTCCGTCGGCTCGGCCAGCCGAGCATCATCTCCCACATCCTG GCCGGTATCGTGGTCGGCCCGACGGTGCTCGGCCGCGCCATGGACCTCCGCGAGCTCGGCATGCAGGACGCCGGCCGCGCGCTCAGCGGCACGATCTACTTCGTCCGCATGGTGTTCATGTTCTTCATCGGCCTCGAGCTGGACCTGCGGTACCTTCGCCACAACCTGCGCCGGTCGCTGGCCGTGGCCTGCGGCGGCTCCGCGCTCTGCTTCGTCCTCGCCGTGCTGGCGGGGCCTTTCTCCTACGGTCTCCTGCACCCGGGTCAGGCCTCCTTCCAGCCTGACAAGATCTACGCCTCCACCGCGCTCTTCACGCTCGTGCTCACAAGCACCGCCTCCCCCGTCCTCATCCGCATCGTCACCGAGCTGAAGCTCACGGGCTCCGAGACCGGCCAGCTCGCCATCggcgccgccttcgccaacgACATGGCCAGCCTCACCGCCCTCAGCGTCATCATCGTCACCCACACCGTGTACGGTGAATCGGTGCCCAAGGAGGACGATCTCTCCCCGGCGTTCAAGGCCGCGAGGCTGGCGGtgatggcggcgacggcgtgggtgGCCGTGAGCCTGGCGGCGTGGGTGGCTCGCCTGCTGAACCGGCTCAAGCGCGGGCGGCAGTACATCAGCAAGTACGAGCTGTGCGGCATGCTTATCCTCGTCATGATCCTCTCCCTGCTGGAGCAGGTCCTGGGTTACAGCGCCTCCATGACGGCCTTCCTCATCGGCCTCGCCATGCCGCGCgagggccccacggcgcggacgcTCATGGACCGGCTCGCCTACCCCGTGCACCAGCTCATCATGCCGCTCTGCTTCGGGGCCATCGGCGCCCGCCTCGACTTCGCCAAGATCGGGCACTTCACCGCCGTCCAGCTCATCGTGGCCGTCGCCTTCACCACGCTGCTGAGCGCGGCGGGGAAGGTGGCCGGCACCGTGCTGGCGTGCCGGGCGCTAGGCATCGCGACGAGGGAGGCCGTCGTGCTGGGCGCGCTGCTCAACGTCAAGGGCTACTCCGACATCCTCGCCATCAACTTCGGGAACAAGGTCCACGTCTGGGGCGAGCCCGTCCAGGTGGTGCTCCTCCTGTCGTCCATCATCAACACGTTCATGGCCGGCCCGGCGTCCGCCGCCATCGTCCGCCAGCAGCGCCGCGCCTTCCGCTACCGCTCGCGCTGCCTCCAGGACCTCAGGGTGGACGACGAGATCCGGGTGCTCGTGTGCGTCCACTCCGCCGGGGGCGTCCATCCCATGCTCACGATCGCCAACCTCTCCAAGGGCAGCGCGTTGCTCCCCGTCCCCGCCTACCTCCTGCACCTCGTGGAGCTCGTCACCTCCCGCAAGTACGCCATCACGCACCAGCTCTACCAcgcccgcgacggcggcgaggacgaggacgagtgGGGCTACGCGCGCGAGATCGACATGGTGGCCGAGGCCGTGGCCGCCTTCACCTACGACAACGCCATCCCCGTGCGCCAGATGACGGCCATCTCCAACCTGACGTCCATGGACACGGACGTGCGCCACAGCGTGGAGGACGCGCGCGCGTCGCTGGTGATCATGCCCTACCACATGGAGCAGCGCTACGACGGGCGCATGGTGTCCCGGGGCGAGGGCCGGCGCCTGCTCAATCAGCGGGTCCTGCAGCGGGCGCTGTGCACGGTGGGGATCCTTGTGGAGCGCCGCTTCGCCCAGGAGGTCACGGGGGAGCACCTCCAGGTGATGGCGCTGTTCTTCGGCGGCGCGGACGACAGGGAGGCCGTGGCATACGCGGCGCGGATGGCGGCGCAGCCGTCGGCGGAGGTGACGGTGTGCAGGTTCCTCCTTCCGAGTGGGAAGGGCCTGTTGGGGAACCAGGacacggcggaggaggcgatGCTGGACGAGGAGTTCATGGCGGACATGTACGGAAGGTTCGTGGCGCCGGGGCAGGTAGCGTACATTGAGAGGCACGTGAGCAACGGAGCGGAGACGGTGAACGTGCTGAGCTCCATGGTGGGGACGTGCTCGCTCTTCGTCGTCGGCAGGGGCGGCAAGGCCGACGGCGACAGAGGCGTGATGACGAGGGACATGGGGGGTTGGGATGAGGAGTGCCCGGAGCTAGGCCCCATCGGCGAGCTGCTGGCCTCGGACGACCTGGCGGGCTGCGGCTCCGTGCTGGTGGTGCAGCAGCACAACGTGCGCCAACCCAAGCACAGGATGAGGACATGGAACATGGACATCCAGCAATTTCTTCCTCAAGCTCAGCACCACCAAGCAGATTTAGCTGGTTCTGATGCTGTTGTCGACATCCTCGGATCCTCCTCCATGGCATCTAATTTTTCACTAAATCGTCCAAATTGA
- the LOC117842190 gene encoding cysteine-rich receptor-like protein kinase 44, whose translation MVNSHIWQPTRDIQTGLRAAINSPGAPRTMEEPGERMAGPPYLLRHRRLMDIAPASPSDSGHSGSKGMTIMVSILVVVIICTLFYCVYCWRWRKRNAVRRAQIESLRPLSNSDLPLMDLTSIHEATNSFSKENKLGEGGFGPVYRGVLSGGAEIAVKRLSARSRQGAAEFRNEVELIAKLQHRNLVRLLGCCVEREEKMLIYEYLPNRSLDAFLFDTRKSGQLDWKMRQSIILGIARGMLYLHEDSCLKVIHRDLKASNVLLDNKMNPKISDFGMAKIFEEESNEVNTGRVVGTYGYMAPEYAMEGVFSVKSDVFSFGVLVLEILSGQRNGSMYLQEHQHTLIQDAWKLWNEDRAADFMDASLAGSYSRDEAWRCFHVGLLCVQENPELRPTMSNVVLMLISDQTQMPAPAQPPLFARFKKVSVSEFSLAMKTDTTKTQSVNEVSISMIEPR comes from the exons ATGGTGAACTCCCACATTTGGCAGCCTACAAGAGATATCCAGACAGGGCTGAGGGCCGCCATTAATTCTCCCGGAGCTCCAAGGACGATGGAGGAGCCGGGAGAACGTATGGCCGGACCGCCGTACCTTCTTCGGCATCGCCGGTTGATGGACATAGCGCCGGCAAGCCCAAGCGACTCAG GGCATTCCGGCTCCAAGGGGATGACCATCATGGTGTCGATCCTGGTGGTGGTCATCATCTGCACTCTCTTCTACTGCGTCTACTGCTGGAGATGGAGGAAGCGCAACG CTGTCAGGAGAGCTCAGATAGAGAGCCTGCGGCCGCTGTCCAACTCAGACTTGCCCCTCATGGACCTCACCTCCATCCATGAGGCCACCAACAGCTTCTCCAAGGAGAACAAGCTCGGCGAAGGCGGCTTCGGGCCCGTTTATCGG GGCGTGCTGAGCGGTGGCGCGGAGATCGCAGTGAAGCGGCTGTCGGCGAGGTCCCGGCAGGGCGCGGCGGAGTTCCGGAACGAGGTGGAGCTTATCGCCAAGCTTCAGCACCGGAACCTGGTCCGGCTGCTGGGCTGCTGCgtcgagagggaggagaagatgCTCATCTACGAGTACCTCCCCAACCGAAGCCTCGACGCCTTCCTCTTCG ATACCAGAAAGAGTGGGCAGCTGGACTGGAAGATGAGGCAGAGCATCATCCTGGGGATCGCTCGCGGAATGCTGTACCTCCACGAGGACTCGTGCCTCAAGGTCATCCACAGGGACCTCAAGGCCAGCAACGTGCTCCTCGACAACAAGATGAACCCCAAGATCTCTGACTTCGGCATGGCCAAGATCTTCGAGGAGGAGAGCAACGAGGTGAACACCGGGCGCGTGGTCGGCACATA TGGGTACATGGCTCCTGAATACGCGATGGAGGGCGTTTTCTCGGTGAAGTCGGACGTGTTCAGCTTCGGTGTCCTGGTGCTGGAGATCCTCAGCGGGCAGCGGAACGGCTCGATGTACCTTCAGGAGCACCAGCACACCCTTATCCAAGAC GCCTGGAAGCTGTGGAACGAGGACAGGGCGGCGGACTTCATGGACGCGTCGCTGGCGGGGTCGTACTCAAGGGACGAGGCGTGGCGGTGCTTCCACGTCGGGCTGCTGTGCGTCCAGGAGAACCCGGAGCTCCGGCCCACCATGTCCAACGTGGTGCTCATGCTCATCAGCGACCAGACGCagatgccggcgccggcgcagccgcCGCTGTTCGCGAGGTTCAAGAAGGTGTCCGTGTCCGAGTTCTCGCTCGCCATGAAGACCGACACGACCAAGACGCAGTCCGTCAATGAAGTGTCCATCTCCATGATCGAGCCACGATGA
- the LOC117865914 gene encoding uncharacterized protein has product MALVREHGGYGGFDGADAFDALGYGHDAMLGFDAASLFGGGGGSYAAAGAGCVAADSGNIVWPTGARAASSVLAFDRATAAAAVSGEEEDDDEECDAWIDSTDQSYGDAAAPEASHARTPTVSVGFDASTGCFTLTERAASSGGAGRAFGLLFPSTAAAPARASQKRTYVGVEPPAAVSPNKKHCGADRKATSRAKSAPTIPTKDPQSLAAKNRRERISERLRTLQELVPNGTKVDLVTMLEKAISYVKFLQLQVKVLATDEFWPAQGGKAPEISQVREALDAILSSASHRGQLN; this is encoded by the exons ATGGCGTTGGTGAGGGAGCACGGTGGGTACGGTGGCTTCGACGGCGCCGATGCCTTCGACGCGCTCGGGTACGGCCACGACGCGATGCTGGGCTTCGACGCGGCGTCGCTGttcgggggaggcggaggatcatacgccgccgccggcgcgggctgCGTGGCGGCTGACAGCGGGAACATCGTCTGGCCgacgggcgcgcgggcggcgtcgTCCGTCCTCGCGTTCGaccgcgccacggcggcggcggcggtgtcgggggaggaggaggacgacgacgaggagtgCGACGCGTGGATCGACTCCACGGACCAGAGCtacggcgacgccgcggcgccaGAGGCGAGCCACGCGCGCACCCCGACGGTGTCGGTGGGCTTCGACGCGTCCACGGGGTGCTTCACCCTGACGGAGCGAGCGGCAtcgtcgggcggcgcggggcgggcgtTCGGGCTGCTTTTcccgagcacggcggcggcgccggcgcgcgcctcGCAGAAGCGGACGTACGTG GGTGTGGAGCCGCCAGCCGCCGTGAGCCCCAACAAGAAGCACTGCGGCGCGGACAGGAAGGCCACCAGCAGGGCCAAGTCGGCGCCCACCATCCCAACCAAGGATCCCCAGAGCCTCGCTGCCAAG AATCGGCGGGAGCGGATCAGCGAGCGGCTGCGGACGCTGCAGGAGCTGGTGCCCAACGGCACCAAGGTCGACCTGGTCACCATGCTGGAGAAGGCCATCAGCTACGTCAAATTCCTCCAGCTGCAAGTCAAG GTTCTTGCAACAGACGAGTTCTGGCCGGCGCAGGGAGGAAAGGCGCCGGAGATCTCCCAAGTCAGGGAGGCGCTCGACGCCATCTTGTCGTCGGCGTCGCATAGGGGGCAATTGAATTAG
- the LOC117835719 gene encoding uncharacterized protein encodes MALVREHAAYGGFDGAEATAFEALVYGHDNALLGFDAAALFGGGTSSASAAYVAGGRNAWASTGSASMLAFDRATAAAAAAAAVGEEEEEECDAWIDAMDQSYAAAAAAPEARHAPTTASVGFDAATGCFTLTERASPSGDAGRPFGLLFPGTSSSVGSPERAAPARATRKRTYVDALPQAVNAKKPCGAGRKTSKAKSAPTVPTKDPQSLAAKNRRERISERLRTLQELVPNGTKVDMVTMLEKAISYVKFLQLQVKVLATDEFWPAQGGKAPEISQVREALDAILSSASQREQLN; translated from the exons ATGGCGTTAGTGAGGGAGCACGCGGCGTACGGAGGCTTCGACGGCGCCGAGGCAACGGCGTTCGAAGCTCTCGTCTACGGCCACGACAACGCGTTGCTGGGCTTTGACGCCGCGGCGCTGTTCGGGGGAGGGACATCCTCTGCCAGCGCGGCCTATGTGGCGGGCGGCAGGAACGCCTGGGCGAGCACCGGTTCCGCGTCCATGCTGGCGTTCGaccgcgccacggcggcggcggcggcggcggcggctgtgggggaggaggaggaggaggaatgcGACGCGTGGATCGACGCTATGGACCAgagctacgccgccgccgccgcggcgccagaGGCGCGCCACgcgccgacgacggcgtccGTGGGCTTCGACGCGGCCACGGGGTGCTTCACCCTGACGGAGCGAGCGTCGCCGTCCGGCGACGCGGGGCGCCCGTTCGGCCTGCTGTTCCCGGGCACGTCGTCGTCGGTCGGCTCGCCCgagcgcgcggcgccggcgcgcgccacGCGGAAGCGCACCTACGTG GATGCGCTGCCACAGGCCGTCAATGCCAAGAAGCCGTGCGGCGCGGGCAGGAAGACGAGCAAGGCCAAGTCGGCGCCCACCGTCCCGACCAAGGACCCGCAGAGCCTCGCGGCCAAG AATCGGAGGGAGCGGATCAGCGAGCGGCTCCGGACGCTGCAGGAGCTTGTGCCCAACGGCACCAAGGTCGACATGGTCACCATGCTCGAGAAGGCCATCAGCTACGTTAAATTCCTCCAGTTGCAAGTCAAG GTTCTTGCAACAGACGAGTTCTGGCCGGCGCAGGGAGGAAAGGCGCCGGAGATCTCCCAAGTCAGGGAGGCGCTCGACGCCATCTTGTCGTCGGCGTCGCAGAGGGAACAACTGAATTAG